Proteins encoded in a region of the Planococcus citri chromosome 1, ihPlaCitr1.1, whole genome shotgun sequence genome:
- the LOC135840731 gene encoding oxidized purine nucleoside triphosphate hydrolase-like: MEAKFVFPTKKSPKVFTLIVVVNRDGEVLLGMKKRGFGIGKWNGFGGKVEQGESIKNCAIRELQEECGLVARSLHKHGIVWFDTEEEPSTISEVHLFTVDEYEGEISESDEMSPKWFAKNSLPFDCMWPSNSHWLPLVLDGKKFDAYFLYKNEREMIKYEVYEHK, translated from the exons ATGGAGGCAAAGTTTGTATTTCCGACCAAGAAATCGCCGAAAGTATTCACCCTGATCGTGGTGGTAAATCGCGACGGAGAAGTGTTACTGGGTATGAAAAAAAGAGGATTTGGTATCGGTAAATGGAATGGATTTGGTGGTAAAGTCGAACAAGGAGAATCCATCAAAAACTGCGCTATCAG aGAATTGCAAGAGGAATGTGGTTTAGTCGCTCGGTCTCTACATAAACACGGAATAGTTTGGTTCGATACGGAAGAGGAACCAtctaccatctccgaagtgcaCTTATTTACCGTGGACGAATACGAAGGAGAAATTTCAGAATCTGATG aaatGTCTCCTAAATGGTTCGCGAAAAATTCTTTGCCATTCGATTGTATGTGGCCCAGTAATTCACATTGGCTGCCTCTAGTTTTAGATGGTAAGAAATTCGACGCTTATTTCCTGTACAAGAATGAGAGGGAAATGATCAAGTATGAAGTTTACGAGcataagtaa